One window of Cucurbita pepo subsp. pepo cultivar mu-cu-16 chromosome LG19, ASM280686v2, whole genome shotgun sequence genomic DNA carries:
- the LOC111782186 gene encoding uncharacterized ATP-dependent helicase C144.05-like isoform X2, whose protein sequence is MRISYSPAAHLFLFLVQWTDCHLAGALGLLRILIYKVYVDGTTTMSTNERKASIREFYAVIYPSLLQLQRGVTDTEDKKQKAVCMERYRRRDDDELIWSSDIDIEREEECGICMETTSKVVLPNCNHALCLKCYREWQTRSQSCPFCRDSLKRVNSGDLWVFTDNRDIVDMATVTRENLQRLFKYIDKLPLIVPDSLFDTYDTHLR, encoded by the exons ATGAGAATATCATACAGTCCTGCTGCTCACTTGTTCCTCTTCCTAGTGCAATGGACAGACTGCCATCTTGCAGGAGCCCTTGGACTGCtgagaattttaatttacaag GTCTATGTGGATGGTACGACCACCATGTCCACCAACGAGAGAAAAGCAAGCATCAGGGAATTCTATG CTGTTATTTACCCGTCTCTATTGCAACTTCAGAGAGGTGTTACCGATACCGAAGATAAAAAGCAGAAGGCTGTCTGCATGGAAAGGTATCGAAGAAGAGATGACGACGAACTTATATGGTCTTCAGATATTGACATTGAACGAGAAGAAGAATGTGGAATATGCATGGAGACTACTAGCAAGGTTGTATTGCCCAACTGCAACCATGCCTTGTGCTTGAAATGTTACCGTGAATG GCAAACACGTTCCCAGTCGTGCCCATTCTGTCGTGACAGTCTTAAGAGAGTAAATTCTGGCGATCTCTGGGTATTTACTGATAACAGGGACATTGTGGACATGGCGACAGTGACTCGAGAGAATCTGCAAAGGCTTTTCAAGTACATAGACAAACTGCCTTTGATTGTTCCAGACTCCCTCTTCGACACCTACGATACTCATCTAAGATAA
- the LOC111782187 gene encoding uncharacterized protein LOC111782187 produces MIPQQWSSPCGNQCTQKYAALTKIPWRVFCKKGCDADGDAWEECLEECTEICYKDPVFKDHQWSAYIDRSPGSASYSEECFHACASGCGFKFDVDSGTADKIQANRPVKPVPIVSKPAPRPPITEPVAKNEDLPSTSA; encoded by the exons ATGATACCGCAACAATGGTCGTCTCCTTGTGGAAACCAATGCACGCAGAAATACGCAGCCCTCACCAAGATTCCAT GGCGGGTATTTTGCAAAAAGGGGTGTGATGCTGATGGAGATGCCTGGGAAGAAT GCTTGGAGGAATGCACTGAGATATGCTATAAGGATCCTGTATTTAAGGACCACCAGTGGAGTGCTTACATTGACCGATCTCCTGGGTCTGCCAGTTACTCAGAG GAATGTTTTCATGCATGTGCATCTGGTTGCGGCTTTAAG TTTGATGTCGATTCTGGGACAGCTGACAAAATTCAAGCAAACAGGCCCGTGAAACCAGTGCCCATTGTTTCGAAACCAGCGCCACGACCTCCAATCACTGAACCTGTTGccaaaaatgaagatttaccAAGCACTTCTGCATAG
- the LOC111782186 gene encoding uncharacterized protein LOC111782186 isoform X1, whose amino-acid sequence MYVSSMRKSFKDSLKVLEADIQHANTLASEFPGEYDGPCLQMRISYSPAAHLFLFLVQWTDCHLAGALGLLRILIYKVYVDGTTTMSTNERKASIREFYAVIYPSLLQLQRGVTDTEDKKQKAVCMERYRRRDDDELIWSSDIDIEREEECGICMETTSKVVLPNCNHALCLKCYREWQTRSQSCPFCRDSLKRVNSGDLWVFTDNRDIVDMATVTRENLQRLFKYIDKLPLIVPDSLFDTYDTHLR is encoded by the exons ATGTATGTATCTTCCATGAGAAAGTCGTTCAAGGACTCCCTCAAAGTGCTTGAAGCTGATATTCAGCATGCTAATACTCT GGCATCGGAGTTTCCCGGGGAATATGATGGTCCCTGTCTTCAGATGAGAATATCATACAGTCCTGCTGCTCACTTGTTCCTCTTCCTAGTGCAATGGACAGACTGCCATCTTGCAGGAGCCCTTGGACTGCtgagaattttaatttacaag GTCTATGTGGATGGTACGACCACCATGTCCACCAACGAGAGAAAAGCAAGCATCAGGGAATTCTATG CTGTTATTTACCCGTCTCTATTGCAACTTCAGAGAGGTGTTACCGATACCGAAGATAAAAAGCAGAAGGCTGTCTGCATGGAAAGGTATCGAAGAAGAGATGACGACGAACTTATATGGTCTTCAGATATTGACATTGAACGAGAAGAAGAATGTGGAATATGCATGGAGACTACTAGCAAGGTTGTATTGCCCAACTGCAACCATGCCTTGTGCTTGAAATGTTACCGTGAATG GCAAACACGTTCCCAGTCGTGCCCATTCTGTCGTGACAGTCTTAAGAGAGTAAATTCTGGCGATCTCTGGGTATTTACTGATAACAGGGACATTGTGGACATGGCGACAGTGACTCGAGAGAATCTGCAAAGGCTTTTCAAGTACATAGACAAACTGCCTTTGATTGTTCCAGACTCCCTCTTCGACACCTACGATACTCATCTAAGATAA